Proteins from a genomic interval of Oceanispirochaeta crateris:
- a CDS encoding GntR family transcriptional regulator, producing the protein MIPQHLSLNEVAYNVIKEKIIQGEFEPGSRIREDYLAEEIAMSRTPVREAINRLISDGLIINKARKGLYLIDPSSEEIGHYIDIRIALEKLAVEACIDHIDDEHLQRIEDVLDEFEFRLTKEKYDGCNQLDSEFHLLIAELSGNMKLYSMLEDLSSFFLQTRGREKKVHPREKNERTLREHRAIYEAIRSRDKRAAKKAISGNIDTMRSNLLQK; encoded by the coding sequence ATGATCCCTCAACATCTGAGCCTAAATGAAGTTGCGTACAATGTGATAAAAGAAAAAATTATTCAAGGTGAATTTGAACCGGGGAGCAGGATTCGTGAGGACTATCTGGCCGAGGAGATTGCCATGAGCAGAACTCCTGTCAGGGAAGCCATCAACAGACTTATCTCAGACGGACTGATCATCAATAAGGCTAGGAAGGGACTTTATCTGATAGATCCGAGCTCCGAAGAGATCGGCCACTACATTGATATTAGGATTGCTTTGGAAAAACTAGCTGTTGAAGCATGCATTGATCATATTGATGATGAGCATCTTCAAAGAATTGAAGATGTACTGGATGAATTTGAATTCAGGTTGACTAAAGAAAAATATGACGGTTGTAACCAGCTGGATAGTGAGTTCCATCTCCTTATTGCAGAGCTGTCCGGGAATATGAAACTGTATAGTATGCTTGAGGATCTATCGTCTTTTTTCCTCCAGACGAGGGGGCGAGAAAAAAAAGTTCACCCCAGAGAGAAAAATGAACGAACACTGCGAGAACACAGAGCCATCTATGAAGCCATCCGAAGCAGGGACAAGAGAGCTGCCAAGAAGGCTATTTCAGGTAATATCGACACCATGAGAAGCAATCTCCTCCAGAAATAG
- a CDS encoding iron-containing alcohol dehydrogenase, translated as MSNLEKAKNLLKAFKGDDYLFGAGVLKDVGSVASKLGKKAIIIRDNFPGSDEFVSTIRKSLTDAGVDVVKEENGAKPNCPLEDLSRITEALKESKADIIVSFGGGSTIDAAKAAEVLRTLGGEIEDYFGVGLVTKACEEKGIKLCPHMAIETVASSGAHLTKYSNITDVKSGQKKLVVDPAIVPSHPVFDYEVTYGLPLGVTMDGGLDGIAHCLEVYYSSVGTDSYDKCQEIAEAGISLVVEYLPKVIADPKDTASRDALCLATDMGGYAIMVGGTNGGHLTSFSLVDVLSHGRACAIMNPYYSVFFAPAVEKELRIVGNIFKAYGYTSVDFESLSGKELGKAAAEAMFALAKKINFPLTLGEVDGFTDGHIERALTAAKNPQLKMKLQNMPVPLNADLIDEYMGPILQAAKTGDLSLIKNL; from the coding sequence ATGTCAAATTTGGAAAAAGCTAAAAATTTGTTGAAAGCATTCAAGGGTGATGATTACCTCTTTGGAGCAGGAGTTCTGAAAGATGTTGGATCTGTTGCAAGCAAGTTGGGTAAGAAAGCCATTATCATCAGGGATAACTTTCCCGGAAGTGATGAGTTTGTCAGTACCATAAGAAAGTCACTCACAGATGCCGGAGTAGATGTCGTTAAAGAAGAGAATGGAGCAAAACCCAACTGTCCTCTTGAAGATCTGAGCCGTATTACTGAGGCTCTCAAAGAGTCCAAGGCAGATATTATTGTAAGTTTTGGTGGTGGAAGTACTATTGATGCCGCCAAAGCTGCAGAAGTTCTAAGAACTCTGGGTGGTGAAATTGAAGATTACTTCGGTGTTGGCCTTGTAACTAAGGCTTGTGAAGAGAAAGGGATCAAACTGTGTCCTCATATGGCCATTGAAACCGTTGCATCATCAGGTGCCCACCTGACAAAATATTCTAACATTACTGATGTAAAATCAGGACAGAAGAAACTGGTTGTGGACCCTGCCATCGTGCCTTCACACCCCGTTTTTGATTATGAAGTTACCTATGGTCTTCCCCTGGGTGTTACTATGGACGGTGGTCTTGATGGAATCGCTCACTGCCTTGAGGTTTATTACAGCTCAGTCGGGACTGATAGTTATGATAAGTGCCAGGAAATTGCCGAAGCCGGTATTTCTCTGGTCGTTGAATATCTGCCGAAAGTTATTGCAGATCCAAAAGATACAGCATCAAGAGATGCTCTTTGTCTTGCCACTGATATGGGTGGATACGCCATTATGGTTGGAGGAACAAATGGTGGACATTTGACCAGTTTCTCACTTGTAGACGTATTGTCTCATGGAAGAGCCTGTGCCATTATGAATCCATACTACTCTGTTTTCTTTGCACCTGCCGTAGAAAAAGAACTTCGCATTGTTGGTAATATTTTCAAGGCCTATGGTTATACCTCTGTAGATTTCGAATCACTCTCTGGTAAGGAATTGGGAAAAGCTGCAGCAGAAGCCATGTTTGCCCTGGCTAAGAAAATTAACTTCCCTCTGACTCTGGGTGAAGTAGACGGTTTTACCGATGGTCATATTGAACGTGCTCTTACAGCAGCTAAAAATCCTCAGCTGAAGATGAAACTGCAGAATATGCCTGTTCCTCTGAATGCTGATCTCATCGATGAGTATATGGGTCCCATTCTTCAGGCTGCAAAAACCGGTGATCTTTCATTAATTAAAAATCTGTGA
- a CDS encoding lactate racemase domain-containing protein: protein MTTSFELGDKKFSIELPEGTDYLRMKGADKVADPVGAIRDCLENPIGTESFSKIVRKKIDENPAGDAVIVISDNTRPVPLKGEQGILLPLIRILLDEGLSADQITVLCANGTHVPLEDSVFKEMIDPAVFELGIRVVNHDCLDVDNLKFLGYSKSGTKIEINKLYVNAHIKILTGLVESHFMAGVSGGRKSICPGLIGEDSTFVFHGVPNLDSVYSHDLILENNPCHEEALDVASTVGADFIFNVTLDHDYNVTGFYAGDMIKAHLAAYEKVKDSVGIRNTGPYDIVVTHAGYVGKNHYQAAKTGTASIPLLDENSYLIIGADCNDPDPVGKDTYRKVLPYLKGKSSEEFIELLSSPEWTFVPDQWQVQMWSKLFKVIPQDHFIYYAPQISEEDFEILSGQNGNDYLPEKDRYKKSDSNIPLFYHNCLDSLISKLKAEGRKNIRIAWMSDGPYGIVV from the coding sequence ATGACAACATCTTTTGAACTGGGTGACAAGAAATTTTCTATAGAGCTTCCCGAAGGAACCGATTATCTCCGGATGAAAGGTGCCGATAAGGTGGCCGATCCTGTTGGAGCTATCCGCGATTGTCTTGAAAATCCCATCGGAACGGAAAGCTTCTCTAAAATAGTCAGAAAGAAGATAGACGAAAACCCTGCAGGGGATGCTGTCATAGTCATCTCTGATAACACAAGACCTGTACCCCTGAAAGGGGAACAGGGCATACTCCTGCCCCTTATTCGGATTCTTCTGGACGAGGGTCTCTCTGCAGACCAGATCACGGTTCTCTGTGCTAATGGAACACATGTTCCTCTGGAAGATTCTGTATTTAAAGAAATGATTGACCCCGCGGTCTTTGAACTGGGTATTCGCGTGGTTAATCATGACTGCCTAGATGTCGATAACCTCAAATTTCTGGGATATTCAAAGTCGGGAACTAAGATTGAGATCAACAAGCTCTATGTGAATGCCCATATAAAGATACTGACTGGTTTGGTTGAAAGTCACTTCATGGCCGGAGTTTCGGGTGGACGAAAATCCATCTGTCCCGGCTTGATCGGTGAAGACTCCACTTTCGTTTTCCATGGTGTTCCCAATCTGGACAGTGTCTATTCTCATGATCTTATACTGGAAAATAATCCCTGCCATGAGGAGGCTTTGGATGTTGCCTCTACTGTTGGCGCCGACTTTATCTTCAATGTCACCCTAGATCATGATTATAATGTGACCGGGTTCTATGCTGGAGATATGATAAAAGCCCACTTGGCTGCCTATGAGAAGGTTAAGGACAGTGTGGGAATCCGCAACACCGGACCCTATGATATCGTAGTGACTCATGCCGGTTATGTCGGTAAGAATCATTATCAGGCGGCCAAAACCGGAACGGCATCTATTCCTCTTTTGGATGAAAACAGCTATCTGATTATCGGGGCTGACTGCAACGATCCTGACCCTGTGGGGAAGGATACATATCGAAAGGTCCTGCCTTATTTGAAAGGAAAAAGCTCGGAGGAATTTATTGAGCTTCTGTCATCACCTGAGTGGACTTTTGTTCCCGATCAGTGGCAGGTTCAGATGTGGTCTAAATTGTTTAAAGTGATACCACAGGATCATTTTATATACTATGCTCCCCAGATAAGTGAAGAGGACTTTGAGATCCTTTCCGGTCAAAATGGGAATGACTACCTGCCTGAAAAAGACAGGTACAAAAAAAGTGATAGCAATATTCCTCTCTTCTATCACAACTGCCTTGACTCCTTAATATCAAAATTGAAGGCTGAAGGGCGGAAAAATATTCGAATTGCCTGGATGTCTGATGGACCTTATGGAATTGTGGTTTAA
- a CDS encoding FadR/GntR family transcriptional regulator, translated as MKMNLFKPKDVISQQLLSYLLLEHPQTEDGKLPPASFFAEKFSVSIVTIREILKTMESTGILSMHHGRGIFLNHGDTIFLEMFETRILIESHCSRLAALNLNEEGALKLQELAALLEEATHSGNMELYTDADFMFHMKIAGISGNLVLERTLRNIRIFLYVLQQETNRTLLESREKSLVEHKEILSSILNKDPDNAEVAMKKHLEKTMSLWKNL; from the coding sequence ATGAAAATGAATCTCTTTAAACCAAAAGATGTTATCTCACAGCAACTTTTGTCTTACCTCCTTTTAGAGCATCCTCAAACTGAGGATGGAAAGTTGCCTCCGGCCTCATTTTTTGCAGAGAAATTCAGTGTTTCCATTGTGACCATCAGAGAAATCCTGAAAACAATGGAATCGACAGGAATCCTGTCCATGCATCATGGACGGGGAATCTTTCTAAACCATGGGGATACTATCTTTCTTGAAATGTTTGAGACCCGTATTCTCATTGAGAGTCACTGCTCCCGTCTGGCTGCTTTAAACCTCAATGAAGAGGGGGCTCTCAAGCTTCAGGAATTGGCCGCCCTCCTGGAAGAGGCAACCCATTCGGGGAATATGGAACTCTATACAGATGCGGATTTTATGTTTCATATGAAGATTGCCGGTATCAGTGGTAACCTTGTTCTGGAACGCACCTTGCGGAATATTAGAATTTTTCTCTATGTTCTGCAGCAAGAGACGAACCGAACTTTGTTGGAATCCCGTGAAAAATCACTGGTAGAGCATAAGGAAATCCTTTCTTCTATTTTAAATAAAGATCCCGACAATGCCGAGGTTGCCATGAAAAAGCACCTGGAAAAAACTATGTCTCTCTGGAAAAATCTCTGA
- a CDS encoding tRNA-uridine aminocarboxypropyltransferase, giving the protein MRCFRPKNHCYCSMIQPVDPGIKFVILMHPWEAYKQRTGTGRLTSLCLEGSEIIIDKTFDQNRRFKKLIDSPNYFPMVLYPGKEAFTAAGFDFENTLKGRRLLVFLIDATWVMARKMMYRSSVLQALPRISFERAYTSRFIIKTQPADYCLSTIESTYYLIKELQECGIGIPHVSVEGLMLVFDELNRFQMECRDHRFLENVQKKGKF; this is encoded by the coding sequence CTGCGATGTTTTCGTCCCAAAAATCATTGTTATTGTTCAATGATTCAACCAGTAGATCCAGGCATTAAATTTGTTATCCTCATGCATCCCTGGGAAGCTTATAAACAACGTACCGGAACCGGCAGGCTGACCTCTTTATGCCTGGAGGGTTCAGAGATTATAATTGATAAGACCTTTGATCAAAACAGGCGTTTTAAAAAGCTCATCGATTCTCCAAACTATTTCCCCATGGTCCTCTATCCCGGGAAGGAGGCTTTTACTGCCGCCGGATTTGATTTTGAAAATACTCTGAAAGGGAGAAGACTTCTGGTCTTTCTCATAGACGCCACCTGGGTCATGGCCAGAAAGATGATGTATAGAAGTTCCGTTCTACAAGCTCTTCCCCGAATCTCCTTTGAAAGGGCTTATACTTCACGATTCATTATCAAGACTCAACCCGCAGACTACTGTCTGTCGACCATTGAATCTACCTATTATCTGATCAAGGAATTGCAGGAATGCGGAATAGGTATTCCCCATGTTTCCGTAGAAGGGTTAATGCTGGTCTTTGATGAATTGAACCGTTTTCAGATGGAGTGCCGCGATCATCGATTCTTAGAAAATGTGCAAAAAAAAGGCAAGTTCTGA
- a CDS encoding FMN-binding protein: MKKTIFLMTVLIMVSTGLFALNQKDGVYFAQEKSFPDSGWKYNVTVVVKNGKITSAIWNGSNVNAGDPKVVVSKDGRYGMEAKGGAMAPWWKQAQAVEQQLIKSQDINSIILSDKEGHTDTVSGASIHVAPFVNLVKEAFAAGPVGYGPYKDGTYKAEEAAFDHGYKYFVEVTVTSGYIVAVNWDAYAEKGGKNKAQSSIDGEYGMQKNGGAMAPWWQQARAIEDSVINSQTVNQPDAISGASIGLDPFYTLLNKALSKAKR, translated from the coding sequence ATGAAAAAAACAATATTTTTAATGACTGTGCTGATCATGGTATCAACAGGTCTATTTGCACTTAACCAGAAAGATGGAGTTTATTTTGCTCAGGAAAAGAGTTTTCCCGACTCAGGCTGGAAATACAATGTCACAGTGGTAGTCAAAAATGGTAAAATTACATCAGCCATTTGGAACGGATCCAATGTCAATGCCGGAGATCCAAAAGTCGTTGTCTCCAAGGATGGGCGGTATGGAATGGAGGCCAAGGGCGGAGCCATGGCCCCCTGGTGGAAACAGGCTCAGGCCGTGGAACAGCAGCTTATCAAGTCTCAGGACATTAACAGTATTATCCTTTCTGATAAAGAAGGCCATACCGACACTGTATCCGGAGCGTCCATCCACGTTGCCCCCTTTGTGAACCTTGTAAAAGAAGCCTTTGCAGCCGGACCAGTTGGATATGGTCCTTACAAAGACGGCACATACAAGGCTGAAGAAGCCGCATTTGATCATGGCTACAAATATTTTGTAGAAGTGACTGTCACATCAGGATATATCGTAGCCGTAAACTGGGATGCCTACGCCGAAAAAGGCGGGAAAAACAAGGCCCAGAGTTCTATAGATGGTGAATATGGAATGCAGAAAAATGGAGGAGCCATGGCCCCCTGGTGGCAACAAGCCAGAGCCATTGAAGACAGTGTAATCAATTCTCAAACTGTTAATCAGCCAGATGCTATTTCGGGAGCTTCAATCGGTTTAGATCCTTTTTATACACTCTTGAATAAGGCTTTATCCAAGGCTAAACGCTAA
- a CDS encoding LysM peptidoglycan-binding domain-containing protein, whose product MKTNKLVFLMILCFLGGSIFAQSLQDNPDYRKSVELKRASELAFEEGDYQEAKLLAEESQRYSALSDQWIAMMLSRYKANSALRRFEKSLNSANNIDGEKNFPTEYAEAKALYETAYNQFRDESYADSYETSLKGIELLSVVVYIPREGTPLPARYVVRKYNLTKDCLWNIAGYDFVYGNSWDWKLLWEANKDKLPQPSNPRLILPGMVLEIPSKTGETRSGTWDNGTIK is encoded by the coding sequence ATGAAAACAAATAAATTAGTATTTCTTATGATTCTCTGTTTCCTGGGAGGAAGCATATTCGCCCAGTCTCTGCAAGACAATCCCGACTACAGAAAGTCTGTGGAACTCAAAAGAGCCAGTGAATTAGCCTTCGAAGAAGGGGACTACCAGGAAGCAAAACTTCTGGCGGAAGAATCTCAAAGATATTCCGCTCTTTCTGACCAGTGGATTGCCATGATGCTTAGCCGCTACAAGGCAAACAGCGCTCTCAGACGATTCGAAAAATCACTGAACTCTGCAAATAATATTGATGGTGAGAAAAACTTCCCTACCGAATATGCAGAAGCCAAGGCCTTGTACGAAACAGCCTACAATCAGTTCCGTGATGAAAGCTATGCTGACAGTTATGAGACGTCCCTAAAGGGAATTGAACTCCTATCAGTGGTGGTCTACATTCCTCGAGAAGGTACGCCTCTTCCTGCACGTTATGTGGTTAGAAAGTATAACCTCACAAAAGACTGTCTCTGGAACATTGCCGGTTATGATTTTGTCTATGGCAATTCCTGGGACTGGAAACTGTTGTGGGAAGCCAACAAAGATAAACTACCTCAGCCTTCAAACCCCCGTTTGATCCTGCCTGGTATGGTACTTGAGATTCCTTCCAAAACTGGCGAGACCCGTAGCGGAACCTGGGATAACGGTACAATTAAATAA
- a CDS encoding PHP domain-containing protein, giving the protein MKRNSNENQLEKLNSETMDARLKVLKTFTEDPDIMNQLPPETMEVNNHVHTIYSFSPYSPAASVWFARKAGLKAVGSMDHDSIGAAKETLAAGKILGTATTVGFELRVNFTGTSVEGRKMNNPDSANIVYMTVHGVPESKIPEVEAFLKPLQDQRNQRNRKQTSKLNDLIIPFGLDPLDFDRDIASLSETKEGGSITERHILFGFSKSIVSKCGKGLPLVEFLEKTMDLSVKGKIRDFLLDQENPHYLYDLLGILKGNFLPRFFIQPDEQECLSVYKVVEFANKIGGIPCYAYLGDVSESPTGDKKAEKFEDDFLDELIPELKNIGFKGISYMPPRNTLEQLKRVQKLCSEYELMEISGVDINSSRQSFNCPEILQSDFSHLIVATWALIAHEKLTALNPSWNLFHPDNPLASLSLNERIQRYGQWGEKADHHHPENIATLADF; this is encoded by the coding sequence ATGAAAAGAAATTCCAATGAAAATCAACTTGAAAAGTTGAATTCCGAGACTATGGATGCCCGTTTAAAGGTTTTAAAAACTTTTACTGAAGATCCGGACATCATGAATCAGCTCCCTCCTGAAACAATGGAGGTTAATAATCATGTTCATACCATATATTCTTTCAGTCCTTATTCTCCGGCTGCATCGGTGTGGTTTGCCAGAAAAGCAGGACTTAAAGCTGTAGGTAGTATGGATCATGACAGCATTGGAGCCGCTAAGGAAACTCTGGCAGCAGGTAAAATTCTCGGAACCGCCACTACCGTTGGCTTTGAACTCAGGGTGAACTTTACCGGAACTTCTGTAGAAGGCCGTAAAATGAATAATCCAGACTCGGCAAACATCGTCTATATGACTGTTCACGGTGTTCCTGAATCTAAAATTCCTGAGGTGGAAGCCTTTTTAAAGCCTCTGCAGGATCAACGAAATCAAAGGAACCGGAAACAGACTTCAAAGCTGAATGACCTGATCATACCCTTTGGTTTGGATCCTCTTGATTTTGATAGGGATATTGCTTCTTTATCAGAAACAAAGGAGGGGGGCAGCATCACCGAAAGACATATTCTCTTTGGTTTTTCCAAGTCAATCGTCTCAAAATGCGGCAAGGGCTTACCTTTGGTTGAATTTCTGGAAAAGACAATGGACTTGAGTGTCAAAGGGAAAATTAGAGACTTCCTGCTGGATCAGGAGAATCCTCATTATCTATATGATCTTCTGGGCATCTTGAAGGGAAACTTCCTGCCTCGTTTTTTTATCCAACCTGATGAACAGGAATGCCTTTCTGTCTACAAGGTTGTAGAATTTGCAAATAAAATTGGGGGCATTCCCTGTTATGCTTATTTGGGAGATGTGAGTGAAAGTCCAACGGGAGATAAAAAAGCCGAAAAATTCGAAGATGATTTTCTGGATGAATTGATTCCCGAGTTGAAGAATATCGGATTCAAGGGAATCTCCTATATGCCTCCCAGGAATACTCTAGAACAGCTGAAACGGGTTCAGAAATTGTGCAGCGAATATGAACTGATGGAAATCAGCGGGGTTGATATCAACTCATCCCGTCAGAGCTTCAATTGTCCTGAGATCCTTCAAAGTGATTTCTCGCACCTCATCGTAGCTACTTGGGCTTTGATTGCTCATGAAAAATTGACAGCACTGAATCCCAGCTGGAATCTTTTTCATCCGGATAACCCCTTGGCCTCTTTGAGCCTGAATGAAAGGATTCAGAGGTATGGTCAATGGGGTGAAAAAGCTGACCATCATCATCCGGAAAATATTGCCACACTGGCCGATTTCTAA
- a CDS encoding YkgJ family cysteine cluster protein yields MEIIVGYEEVLKDVSKESDRLVRLYGESLVCKKGCSACCTDISLLPLEWYTLRERITSSQESFIPENTQGSCALLKEKSCSFYSNRPLICRTHGLPLLYLTEEYDAKGTRVAPEIPDWQISWCDLNFTSVTDETMEEVFDPEDVLNMEEWNTHLKQLNQEFLKTEEGAPFRGKERISIQDLFTKTEA; encoded by the coding sequence ATGGAAATCATTGTCGGCTATGAGGAAGTCCTGAAAGATGTCAGCAAAGAGTCGGACCGCCTTGTTCGCCTGTATGGTGAATCTTTGGTATGTAAAAAAGGATGTTCCGCCTGCTGCACAGATATTTCTCTGCTCCCCTTGGAATGGTATACCCTCAGAGAAAGGATCACATCATCACAAGAGTCCTTCATACCAGAGAACACACAGGGCAGCTGTGCCTTGCTCAAAGAAAAGTCCTGCTCATTCTATTCAAATCGTCCCCTCATCTGCCGAACCCATGGGCTGCCCCTCCTCTACTTGACCGAAGAATATGATGCCAAGGGAACAAGAGTCGCCCCAGAGATCCCCGATTGGCAGATCAGTTGGTGCGACCTGAATTTCACATCTGTGACTGATGAGACGATGGAAGAAGTTTTTGATCCGGAAGATGTTTTGAATATGGAAGAATGGAATACCCATCTTAAACAACTAAACCAGGAATTCCTAAAAACTGAAGAAGGAGCTCCTTTCCGGGGAAAGGAGCGTATTTCAATTCAAGATCTATTTACAAAAACAGAGGCTTAA
- a CDS encoding AMP-dependent synthetase/ligase yields MRTVLSMLTLAAETYANDPYVVEKEEKGWIPKTFLDVEKESALFAKALIARGFKKEDKVAILSEGRRNWVISEFGLLKAQCIAVPLSIKLLDDEIPFRLNHSESSAIVVSENSLDKILSIRTDLEKTPLIIVLSNYGGDVMTRAEAAGLRDGKDIILYSSFIEEGKNSDESTILELEKRLKDIGENDVVTISYTSGTTGNPKGIMLTHLNYYANSADAVRLFYIPERARTLVILPLDHSFAHTIGLYVSLRRGLAMYFVDARGGGMAILRNIPGNLVEAKPYFLLTVPALSGSFMKKIQAGVAAKGAFINGIFTRGVQAGIKINRDGYRKAPWTIKLLYGFNYFLAKKLVFPKVLNIFGGNLKFCVGGGALLEVSQQEFFNAIGAPIYQGYGLTEATPVICTNTPPKHKFGTSGIVLPSIECRIMKDEENEAEPGVPGELIIRGENVMKGYYKNTEASDEVLKDGWLWTGDLGYFDSDGFLVITGRAKALLIAADGEKYSPETIEEAVLNYCPYIHQIMAYNEQKKTTTALVTLNESEIKKAIKEKNLKTAEELFAELNDSFYSFRTRTSIPSQWIPGSFAIIQEAFSENDQLINSTMKLVRYKVRDFYWNRIEAMYKEGGSDINKEENLKVLQSFFA; encoded by the coding sequence ATGAGAACCGTATTAAGCATGCTTACCCTCGCAGCAGAGACCTATGCCAACGACCCCTATGTCGTTGAGAAAGAAGAGAAAGGATGGATTCCTAAGACTTTTCTAGATGTGGAAAAAGAATCCGCACTCTTTGCCAAAGCTCTGATAGCACGGGGATTTAAAAAAGAAGATAAGGTTGCCATACTCTCAGAAGGACGCAGAAACTGGGTCATCAGTGAGTTTGGATTACTCAAGGCCCAGTGTATCGCCGTTCCCCTATCCATCAAACTATTGGATGACGAAATCCCCTTTAGATTGAATCACTCGGAATCGTCCGCCATTGTCGTGTCAGAAAATTCTCTAGACAAGATCCTCTCCATCAGAACTGACCTTGAAAAGACCCCTCTTATCATTGTTCTCAGCAACTATGGAGGTGATGTAATGACCCGGGCCGAGGCAGCAGGGTTAAGAGATGGAAAAGACATTATCCTTTACTCTTCTTTTATTGAAGAAGGAAAAAACAGCGATGAATCAACAATCTTAGAACTTGAAAAAAGATTGAAAGATATTGGTGAAAATGATGTGGTCACCATATCCTACACCTCGGGAACAACGGGCAATCCTAAGGGAATCATGCTCACCCATCTGAACTATTATGCCAATAGTGCTGATGCCGTCAGACTATTCTACATCCCTGAAAGGGCGAGAACCCTGGTAATACTTCCTCTGGATCACTCCTTTGCCCACACGATTGGCCTCTATGTGAGTCTTCGCCGCGGCCTTGCCATGTATTTTGTGGATGCCAGAGGCGGAGGAATGGCGATTCTGAGAAATATTCCAGGAAACCTTGTAGAAGCCAAACCCTACTTTCTCTTGACTGTACCTGCCCTTTCAGGAAGTTTTATGAAGAAGATTCAAGCCGGAGTGGCAGCGAAAGGAGCCTTCATCAACGGCATTTTCACCAGGGGAGTACAGGCGGGTATCAAGATCAACAGGGATGGATACCGCAAGGCCCCATGGACGATTAAGCTCCTGTATGGGTTCAACTACTTTCTGGCTAAAAAACTTGTATTCCCCAAGGTCCTGAACATCTTCGGAGGGAATCTTAAGTTTTGCGTCGGAGGAGGAGCCCTCCTGGAAGTCAGCCAGCAGGAATTTTTCAATGCCATTGGAGCTCCCATATACCAGGGCTACGGACTAACCGAAGCGACACCGGTCATCTGTACCAACACACCACCCAAACACAAATTCGGAACATCCGGAATTGTTCTCCCCTCCATTGAATGCCGCATCATGAAGGACGAAGAAAATGAAGCGGAGCCCGGTGTTCCCGGCGAACTGATTATCCGGGGTGAAAATGTCATGAAGGGATACTATAAGAATACGGAAGCATCAGATGAAGTCCTCAAAGACGGTTGGCTTTGGACAGGAGATCTGGGATATTTTGATTCAGACGGATTTCTAGTCATCACCGGGCGAGCCAAGGCTCTTCTGATTGCAGCAGATGGTGAAAAATATTCACCGGAAACCATCGAAGAAGCCGTACTCAACTACTGCCCCTACATACATCAAATCATGGCTTATAATGAACAGAAAAAAACGACCACAGCCTTGGTCACCCTCAACGAGAGTGAAATAAAAAAGGCCATCAAAGAAAAAAACCTCAAAACGGCCGAAGAACTTTTTGCAGAGCTTAACGATTCATTTTACAGTTTTAGAACCAGGACATCCATTCCCTCCCAATGGATTCCCGGATCATTTGCCATCATTCAAGAGGCCTTCTCAGAAAACGACCAGCTCATCAATTCGACAATGAAGCTCGTCCGGTATAAGGTCAGGGATTTTTATTGGAACCGAATAGAGGCAATGTATAAAGAAGGAGGATCTGATATAAATAAGGAAGAGAATCTCAAGGTCCTGCAAAGCTTCTTTGCATAA